Genomic DNA from Anaerolineales bacterium:
CTGCACCAGCTTGGTAAGCACCCGCCGGATGCGGTCGGCATCCACTTCGGCGACCAGTGCTTCCATGGGGGCGCACATCAGTGCCACTCGTTTTCCGCCGGCTTGCTCGCGGACGGAAGCGATCACATCATTGATCAGCCTGGCCATATCCACCCTGGCATGGTCCAGGGTCAATGTACCGCTCTCCAGCTGCGAAAAATCGGATAGCTGGTTGACCATGTCCAGCAGGTTTCCCAGGTCCCTGCCGGCATGCTGAAAGCCTACCAGCTGGGCATCCGTGCTGCCCTGATTGGCAGTGTGCGCTTGTTTAAAATAGCCCAGCAGACTGAGCAAAGGGGTGCGCAGCTCGCGCGCCACGCTCGAAAGGAACTCATTTTCGAGCATCACCACCTGTCTCTCGGCATCCACGGCTTTCTTGCGCTCGGTGATATCATGGATGACGCTGATGAACCCCACCGGCGTCCCGGATGTGTTGCATTGCACGGCCGTGCTGATCTCAGCTGGGAACTGCCGGCCATCTCTGCTCATCAGGGTGTATTCACCCGTGGTCACCTTGCCTTCATTCAACGTTTTGCGGATATTATGGGCAGCAGGTTGCCGGTCAGGGGGTGATACGAACTTGAAGAAATTGCTGCCCAGCATGGCTTCCGGGCTGTTATAACCGTACAGGTTGGCGGCCTGCTGGTTGCAGAGCAGCAGCTTGCCTTCCAGGTCCGACAGCGTGATGCCATTGGGTGAAGTCTCCACCAGGGTGCGGTAGCGTGTCTCACTGGCCCGGATGACGGCTTCCACCTGCTTGCGCTCGATGGCGTAGCGCACCACCCGCAGCACGAGCGGTCCGCTGATATCGCCCTTCACGATGTAATCCTGTGCACCTCGCCGCACAGCTTCAACGGTGATGGCATCGTCCGCCAGGCCACTCAGCACTACCACGGGGATACGCGGGAAGCGCTTAACTGTGGTGGTCAGCGTATCCAACCCCCGGCTATCGGGTAAGTTCAGATCAAGCAGGATCACGTCATACTCCTGCGCACCCAGCTGGATCAGGCCCCTGGATAGCCGGTCAGCGCAATCCAGGCGGATCTTGCCCAGGCCGATATCCACCAGTGCTTCCTTAAGCAACATGATATCATCCGGGTCATCTTCGATCAGCAAGGCGTGGATTTGCTTGGCAGCCATAAGGGTGGCGGTGGGTCCTTTCCTACGGTGTATACTGCACGACCTGGTTGCATCCCAGATGCTTGGCCTGGTAAAGGGCCTTATCGGCTTGCTCGATCAGCCGGTCGCTCAATTCGGAATCTTCCGGGTAGCCAGCGATCCCGATGCTCAGCGTGACCGTGACCTTCTCAATGGGCATTTCATTATTGAGGGAATGAATATCCAGGATTTCGACCGCCTTGCGCAGACGCTCGGCACCGTAAATCGCCTGTGAAGCGGGCGTCTCCGGTAGCACGACAATGAACTCGTCACCCCCATAGCGGCAGGGCAGGTCACAGGCGCGCATGCTGGTGTTCAACACGTCCGCTACCCTGGTCAATACCTCGTCTCCGGTGCGGTGACCGAACCGGTCGTTGATTTCCTTGAAATTGTCCACATCCATCAGCAAGATAGAAAATGAGTGGTGGTAGCGCTTGCTTTTGATGATCTCATAATCTATAAAACGGTGTAACTCCCGCCGGTTAAACAGACCAGTCAGTGCATCCCGTACGGCCAGATTGTGGATCTGTTTTAACAAGCGGGTTTGCTCCAGCGCATAACGGATGGAGCGTTCCAATACCTGCCCGTTCAGGTTACCTTTCTCCAGGTAATCCATTGCCCCGGCTTTCAATGCCGCGTGGTCGATTTCTCGCCTGGACTGGCCGGTGATGATGATCAACGGGTCCTGGCAGCCGGCCTTCACCGCCTCCTTCAATAACTCCAGCCCAGAATCTGCCCCCAGGAAATGGTCAATCAGGTATACATCGTGTTCACCCCGCTCGATTTCCTTTAAGCCATCCTGATAGGTCTGCACCCAGTCAGTGCTAAAAGTATTTGGGCTATCGCTTTCCCGCAGGTATTCCCTGATCAGGATATAGTCGTCCTCATCATCTTCGATGAGCAATACTCGTACGGTACTGGGTTCAGGATCCATGAAGTTTATCGGCCTCCTTACATTTCCATGACTGATAACCGGTTAATTTCGTCACGAATAACTTTAAATCGCCTCAGGTGTGTAAGGCAGCGGATGGTGGCGGTGATGTACATTGATCAGGCTTTCACCATTGATCAGCTCGACGACATCGAACCAATACTGTGTGATGCCCTTGATCACCTCAACCAACTCCTCGAAAGATTGTGGTTTGATGATGTAACCCGCCCCACCTTGATTATAAGTTTCCAGGATGTCATCTTCAGCGTCCGAGACCGTGAGTATCACCACCGGGATGCCGCGCAGCTCCGGATCAGCTTTAAGCTCAATCAATGTGCTCCGGCCATCCTTGCGTGGCATGTTCAAGTCGAGCAGGATCAAGTCTGGTCGGGGAGTATTTTTTGAATTGGCATACTTGCCCTGGCGGTGCAGGAACTGTAAAAGGTCAATACCATCATCCACGAAGAAAACTGGATTCTCCTGAAGGCAGGCCTTAAACGCTTCCTGGAGCAACAGACGATATTCCGCATCGTCTTCGGCGGTGAGGATGGTAATGACTGGGCTCTGGTTGGTCATATATTTATGCTTTTTCCTTGATGGGCAGGCGGACGATTTGTACCCAATACTGTCCGAGGCCACGGATGGCTTCGACCAGGCCGTCGAACGTAACAGGTTTGGTGATGTAGCTGGCAGCCCCAATGTCGTAGCTACGCATGATGTCTTCTTCAGCCTTGGAGGTGGTCAGCACCACCACAGGGATGTAACGCAGACGTGGGTCGCTCTTGATCTCCGCCAGGGCTTCCCGGCCGTCCTTGCGGGGCATGTTAAGGTCCAGCAGGATCAGGTCAGGGACGGGGGCCGAGGTCGGGTCTGAAAATTCTCCCTGCCAGCGCAGGTAATCCATCAGCTCGACCCCATCTTCGACGAAGTAGATTTTGTTGTGGATCAGGCTCTCTTCGAAAGCTTCCTTGATCAGCAGGCGGTCATCCGGGTCATCATCCGCCATCAGGAATACAACTGGTTTCGGGTTTTTACTCATAGCTTGTCTCTCCATTGGTTTGATGGATGGGCAGGACAATGATAAAAGTGGATCCCATCCCGGGTGTGCTGGTGGCGGTGATCTCACCGCTGTGGCGCTCGACGATGCGACGGCAGATAGCCAACCCCATGCCGCTGCCTTCGTATTCTTGCCGGCTGTGCAAGCGCTGGAAGGGTTTAAAGATGCGGTCGAGGTACTGCAGCTCGAAACCGATCCCGTTGTCCTTCACGTAAATGTGGCACTTGCCTCCTGAGTTATAAGAGGATACCTGGATCTGAGGCGGCACGTGCTCGCGATGGAATTTCAGGCCGTTATTGATCAGGTTCTGCAACAGCTGGTGCATCTGGGTTGGGTCGGCGTCGATCTCAGGCATCTCTCCTGCCTCTACCCGGCCACGCGTGCGCTCAAGCTGGTGCTCCAGGTCGGAGATCACGTCCTGGAGGATCAGGTTCAGGTCCAACCGGGTGAACGGCTGGGCTCGAGTGGATACCCGAGAAAAGGTCAACAGGTCATTGATCAAGGTTTGCATGCGCTGGCTGGCTTCACGCATGCGTTTTAGATAATCAAAACCCGTCTCGTCTAATGCGCTGCCATACTTGTTTGCCAACCGGTCGCTGAATGCCAGCACTTTACGCAGCGGTTCTTGCAGGTCATGTGAAGCGATATAGGCGAACTCCTGCAGGTCACGGTTGCTTTGCTCGAGTTTCTCAGCATATATTTTGAGGTTTACTTCGGCTTGCTTGGCTTCGGTGATGTCATCAATGTAAAGCAACAGGTGCGGTTCAGCATTCGAATAAAAAGGTGTGAACCGGCAGTCCAGCCAGGTCTCCTTGGCGAACATGCTGGTGGTGTGGATCTCACCCCGGGCTTCCTTCCCACTGGTGGTGGCTTCCAGGGCCAGGGCCAACAGCCCCGAGGTCTTCCAGGTTTCGATCGCATTGTAATTCTGACTGAGCAGCTGCTCACGCGGCATCCCCATGATCCGGGCGAAGGCTTCATTCACCAGGATGCATCGCCCGGCTGCATCATACGTGCCGATCCCCAGTGCGGAAGACTCGATCAATGTTTTGTTGTATTCGAGGGCATCGGTGATGCTCTGCTGATCAAGCTTGCGCTCAATCGCGGTTGCCACCTGGGTGGAGACAAACTGCATCAGCTCATACTGCTCCTGGTTGTAGACGATGCCCGGTGTGTAGCTCTGAGTGACCATCACCCCGATGACCCGCTCGGCAACCACCAGTGGCACGCCGATCCAATCCACCGAGTCGGTGCCGATGACATCTGCATCCCCGTTGAGCACCAGCTGAGTGAACACCTCGCCAGTGGCCCACAGGGGTTTCCTGGTGCGCAGCACATACTCCGTCAGCCCGTGTTCGGGTTTGGATGGCTGGGGAGGCATGTCGTACTGGTCTACATAATACGGGTAGCTGATCAGGTCGCTGACCGGATCATACAGGGCGATGTACAGGTTCAGGACCGGCATCTGTTCACCCAGGATCAGGTGGATCGAGCGGAATAGCTCATCCAGGCCGGTGCTGGTGACTACCGCCTGCGAGATGCGATAGATCGCCGCCTGCATTTGCTCAGCGCGCTTGCGGGCAGTGATATCCACCATCACCCCCTGCCAGAACAAAGGTTTGCCTTTGCGGTCGCGCACCAGGCGGGTTTCATCGCTCACCCAGATGGTGTGCCCATCGCGGGTAATCAGCCGATATTCCGAGATGGAGGGTTGATCGGATGCATAGGTACGCGTATATTCTTCCAGCACGCGTTGCCGGTCGTCCGGGTGGATCATGTTCTCCCACAACGTATCATCGTTGATCCACTCCTCAGGCTCATAACCGGTGATGGTTTTAAGCTGTGGGCTGATGTACAGCGTCTGGAAGATTTTCTCAGCCGAGTCGGTATAGATGATCGCCGGCACCTGTTCAACCAACGTGCGGTAGTGCACCCCCAGCGTTGAGTCGCTGTTATTGGTCTTCACATTGGTCGCTTTAGGCTTTTCAGCGGAGCCCCCCT
This window encodes:
- a CDS encoding two-component system response regulator, whose amino-acid sequence is MTNQSPVITILTAEDDAEYRLLLQEAFKACLQENPVFFVDDGIDLLQFLHRQGKYANSKNTPRPDLILLDLNMPRKDGRSTLIELKADPELRGIPVVILTVSDAEDDILETYNQGGAGYIIKPQSFEELVEVIKGITQYWFDVVELINGESLINVHHRHHPLPYTPEAI
- a CDS encoding two-component system response regulator, which produces MSKNPKPVVFLMADDDPDDRLLIKEAFEESLIHNKIYFVEDGVELMDYLRWQGEFSDPTSAPVPDLILLDLNMPRKDGREALAEIKSDPRLRYIPVVVLTTSKAEEDIMRSYDIGAASYITKPVTFDGLVEAIRGLGQYWVQIVRLPIKEKA